The nucleotide window TACTGCatgttacaaaagtgacatgcacttaaagtAAGGACAAGTGAAGTGTGTGCACGCTGATTGCACAAAAcattgtgagagccgtgtgctccctctgcatccaatccaagtgctgctacagttcaataaGCAAgctctgcaaattctaggcacgcaagtgcagttagcaaaactaccctatcctgggagactgtcttggttacaacaatcttccAGACCAATGAgacaaaggagggccactcatgtggcccacttgctagcctaggttgcccctcactgctgtACATGGATGACACAATAATGTCGAGAAAATATTTTAGAGTAAAAATTGTGATTGTAAAAGCACAGACTTGGCAGAGGAACTCAGAAGCAGTACTTGGAGAGATTATAATTTATTCATGCAGTTATTGTGAGAGAATTTACTACAGGGCTCAacgatttatttttttaaaaggaaaaacccAATCCACAAAGAATTATACATGccacattttgtttttcagttaaTCCACATCGAATGCAACCATGAGAGATTCTTCTAATGGAGTGTCAAATCTACAAAAAGATGTGCTGCCCAACAGAACCCCTTCCTCCTTGGTCATATTGACAGAGTAGAAATCAGAACAGAAACTCTGGAGTCAAAATTCACAGATGGGCATTCTTTGAGACACCTGCAGTTCTGAAATGTACTTCTTCCCATTCTGTTAACAGCCATATTTTTTGAACTTCTTTTTGCTCAGATATTTGCATATGGATTAGACTGAGTGCAGAACAGGGTATTTCATTACTTGAGAATTGCAATGTAATAGTCATGGGCTAGGAATGAATTAGGACCCGTCAGAAGAATTGTGTAAATGCATCATTCTGTTTTAATAACGGAAAAGTCCTCTCACATCAGGGAGGTGAGTGGTCCTCTTACcaaatggctacatctacattgtgtctacactgctccttcttgtgcaaaaactccctcttgtgctagagccattctgcctgaaaataagtggcagagcagctcttgtgcaagagccggtttttgcgtaaaaatggcacctcatttgcatatcttcttgtgcaagaatgtgcaatgtagatgtagcctctatgtTTTAAAATTTGTGAATTCAGCTGCCTGAATTATTTTCTTACCTCCCTTTATAGTTGTTTGGGTCAAACATCTTCCTTGCCCGAAAGTATACTTGTTTCCAGGGCCGTGGAATCCCCTCAGCTACATGACAAACaatatagttttaaaatgtacttGACAGAGAAAAAGCTACTGAGAAAAGTAACATAACACAGTAGTCAGAAAAGTATCAGTGATTTTATACAATTTGTGTAAAAACACATTCTGTGGTGCTGAAGAAAAAAGAGTAGGGACCAATTTAAATTGAACCTCTTGAATAATTTTGTCAACAGTTAgtacaaaatacaaaaaaaacccatagtATGGAAAGTCAATTAGAAAGTGCATTAAATAGATATAGATGAAGAAGTATATTATTTGAAGCATCTGTTTTTTGAAGACAAAAAATAGTTTGCTCCTGTTTCTAGCACAGATGAAAAAGGGACTTAGCAAGTAAATTGTAAAATCATATAAAAGTTCAATAGTAGATTTTCTATGAACAAAGCGATTAAaattttacacccaaacattttgACTGACTGCTTTTGgtaatttaattttgtttggttTAGGCCAACACTGTGCACAAAATTTGCGAACTTACCATGCACACTGAGAACAATGGCTAAGATTTACAAAGCAACCTAAGGGATTTAGACTCATCATATCTACCATTAATATGCCTCCTAGATTGTTTCGGAAAAATGCAACCCGTTGGCATATGTTATTGCCCAGCCAGTAAGAAATGGCACAAATTGCACTTTTGATCACAATGgccttttaaaaagcaattaatCTTGCTAGGTGGAAGGAAGTTGAATCCCAGCCTCCAACACCCTCACAAATGAAACAGGTATTCAACAGCATAAAGAGTAATTTTACCAACTACATAATCTCAATTGTGTTTCTTTCATTTTAATAAGATTTATAAttgacaattttaaaaaagatCATTTCATAAGACAGGCAAGTGATGCCACCATATACTGGAGGGCAGGATCCATCTACCTAAAGTGAAACTATAATACTTACCAATCTTCatactgaaaatgtattttacttTCAATGAAGTGATGGCTTTTTGCTCTTCTGGGTATCGGTAAGTAAATAATAGTTTCTCTGCATTCTCTATCCCTGTAAGTGATAAAAAGTCTTCAACATTCTTCTGTATCTGACTATTTTCCTTCTTTGAAAACCTGCCAAACTTGATAGACATTCCTGAAATATACAATAAATGAGGTTTaggaaaacagaaacaaacaaatcCTCAATTGCATCACATCTTGAAAAAATGAGTTTACAGGAAATGTTGGTAAAGAGACAAGATAGCAATTCATAGAGAAAGGGAGCAATGATGGATGACCTAGATGTACACTTACGACTGTAATTTGAGTGCCAGGATAAATGCACACTAACAAAGACTGAAATAAGAGAAAAATGGGATTGGAAACGAGCACGTTAAAGCTGAGAACAGATGGAACAAAACAATAGTTTTCAACATCTAATACAGAATAAGGAAATAATATTCAGACAGTAAACATTTTATATCCTAAAGCAGAGGCCTTCAATCAGTAGGGCATGGAGTAACGTTCAGGGAGGAAGGGATGGCTACAGTCTGGACCAGCCCCCACAGGGGGCAGAAAGGAAACAACTCCATTCCtagcctggccctggctgccattCTGTCCCAGGGATCCATGCCCAGGATCTCAGCTGCTGACCCAGGATCCTGATTCCTGGCCACACAgctggtcctgtgcctgctgtCCCAACAACTTGCTCCACAACcagttacagctgcaggccttgGCCTCTGGCCAAAGATCTACTACTTGCCCCAGCCTCAGACTCTTACTGCTGTCCACAACCCCACTCCTGGAGctgtggccctgctcccaggtctagggagtggagggagaccaaaagtttgagaacctctgtctTAAAGAAATATTCTACCTGGAGTTAACTAAGGCTTTTTGTCTTTCTGTTAAATAATTTAAATCTGCTGCTATTCCACTGGAATTGAAAGCTGTGATAGAGTCTTCTGAATTTCAGTTTCTAGAAGCCAGATATTTTGGACATCAAAGGCACTATAAAAAATATCCATTTTTCATTTTCCTCTACCCAAATACTTTTAGTCTCCCAAATAGTAAAACGTCCTCATGGGAGCTTACCTTGTTCTTTAAACTTTTTAAACCTGATCAGGTCTCTTGTAGCCATCTTTAGGAttgatttttctgacattgtATGAACGTGAGGAATAAACTCCTCGAGTTCCCGTTTTGCAGTCTCCAAGTCCATTGTTGAATACACGGAAGCTTCAAAGAACTCTTCATCATTGAACATGATAGAGTTTCCAGATTCTCTAAATTCACCATCCTGGTCATCCTCATTTTCAGATGCCTCTGACCCTGGTAACCTGATAAAGAGAATTATATAACTCAGTGCAGATGATTATTAGCATACCTATGATTCATCAAGCAAAGGGTAAGGAACTATACTCCTCACCTCATCCCAACCTATTTCTATAATTACAATAACAAATTTCTGTAATTACAACAACAAATCCTGATCAAATGGCTTGTCAAGGTCATCAACATCCCCAATACACAGCTTATATCCAGAGATGTTTCAAAGAAAGACATTGTTGACGTAAAACATTTCCCTTTCTCTACGCTACTAACACCTTCAATTATTCATAGTGAAAGAATTTTTAGAAAATACTACACTTCACCAAATTCAGTAGATCAGCTAACTATGTGATCAATGCAACCAAAATAATGAGACAAAGCAAATTCAAGCCTTACTTTCTCTTAACTTCTGAGGTTACTTGTTCTGAGTGGGATTGATTTCTCTTTCCAGTCTTTCTAACTGATGCTACAGCTTCTTCAAAACAGCCATTATTACTCTCTGAAGTAACTTTAGAAATGTCAGCAGTCACCTTCAGAGGATTTTCATTGACTACGGAAGAAATCTTTGTCACGTCAGCATTGTCATCTTTGAAGAATTTTCCACTTTTATGAGTTTTGTGGCGTTTTTTGGGCATCACTGAGGTGCTAATTTCAGTAGATGATCCTGACATTATATCCTCATCATGAGAGGACACAAAAGATGAGGAAAAGGCTTCATCTGTAGTTTCTTGTGTAGAACAAGAGCTGGTgtgctttctctttttctttttttgacttCTGCAATTATTTCCAATTGCATACAAGACAGGCTGCTCATTTACCTCATCCTGCTCTTTTGACAaatgcttctttctttttttcttcttagtAGATGTATCCACATAAATATAATCAACACTCTCCAAACTAACATCCATCTCACGCAATGTATTAGAATCCTCTTGGTTCACAGGGATACAGAGTACATTATTTTGCTCCTGTTCAGTATCACCGTGTTTCCgtttcttttttttcattttctttttgggAGCATCTTTTTGGGAAACTGTTacagtttcattatttatttcaCACGTACCACCAATACAAGAATCCTCTAACAAGAAGTCTTTTTTctcttgcttgcttttttttttttttttcaatttcttctTATGTACAACAGTGTCCTGGGAAGATCGATCTTCAAAGAGCAAAGGAGAACGAGGGCAAATGTCTACACTCTGCGTACATTTCTTTTTGCTGGTTTCAAGGCTCTCACTATGTTCCCTGTTTTTCTTCTTCATATTTATAAAGTCCGTGATATGAAAATAATTTGCTTACTTCTTATGTCTGCTTTGCTTTACtttaataagaaaaagaaaagacgTTTTACTCAAGTGTCATATTTACATAAACTTTATGCAATTGGATACTATGTTGATAAATCTTCACGCCAACACCTTAAATAGGAGTTACATGGAGAAAAACAAAGATATTTAAAATTACCACTGGCACGACTTCAGAGTCATCCAATTTGCCTGAAGAATCAAATAACTTAAGCAGTTgtgctttaaaatgtatttttacttTGAAAAGCCACTAGGTAAAcattagtccaataaaagatctcACCTTTTAAGATCTAAATAAAAGTAGTACATTCTTACTCAAGAGAAGTGCCCCCAGGTTCTATTCATTTCATGTTATATCTTTTTGCTATAGTGACAAAAATAAGTATTGATTATGTAATAATTATTGATTATGTAACTTGTCCAAAACTAACAGAGTTATAGAAGAGAATTGTATCCTGGCTCAAGTATCATATGTAGAAGATATACATGGATTACCAGCAGATTTGCAGAGTCTTCCCCCACCCGCATACAGACACCTGGATCAGTTCATCAGTCCAAGCAACTGGTTAGTATATCAAGTGTGACCATCTTACATGagtcagtacaggttgaacctccctaaatgggactctctggtccagcaacatctggggtccggttgctggaccacagagcccaggaatagggaggtctggcagcaAGGCCTGGAGGGAGTCCATGGAGAGTCTGGCTGTGAAGCGGGAAGCTCTGGCCCCGGCCACCGGAGAGCTTCAGGTCCGGAAGCTTAGCAGGGAGCTCAGGCCTCGGAGGCAGCTGGTGGCgcagcagggagctccagccccggctACCAAGGAGTTCCAGCCCCGGCAACGCTGTGGGGAGCTCCAaccccagagagccccagccaggccagcagcaggctcttaatacatttaaaaagcagaggcgcagcatctgggactgaacatgagccaggaatcagctgattcccagttcgCGCCCGGTCCCCTCTATGCCCCTGCCTCCTGTGGAAACGGTGCTGGggaggaaccagtttttaagctggctccccacagcactggttTCTGCTCCCTCACCTTGTTGCCTCTGCTAGAGGTAACGggcggggggagcgactagtcaactatccaataagccaggggtggggaaccttttttgattCGGGGGTCACTAACCCACAGAGATATCAgccaggggccacacaaaagtgagaagcaaaaaagcacacacacaaaaccccccaTGATGTGGTGAAAtggtctctctttttttaaatttagaatttTAGTATGatggctgagtttgcttttccttGCTCAGCTGTGGCCATCCCTTCCTCCCTAAAGGCACCCCATGCAGAGaagggcctggggagaggggtaTCCCTTCACTCCCACTCTTGCAAGACATTCCCCCCATTCCTCCAACACCTCCTTAACTGTTAagggggacagtgctggcagcGCAAGCCTATGCAGGGAAGAGATTGGGGGTGTGGGGGAGAAGCTGGCCCTGCTGTGGCCTCCCCCATGCAGAGAATGGGGCTAGGGGGCTTCACCTCCTTCCCACTCCAGGGatgatttcccccttccctttccagtCCCTGCTTGCCTCCTTAACAGTTCCAGCCTCTTGCAGCTgcctggtggaggaggggggagggcagcaagcaAACAGAAACACTGAGCTCCAGCACATGGAGTTTTCCCCTCAGGCCAGATCTCCTGCATGGAGGAGAGGAACGAAGtgttcatagggttgccagatgtccgatTTTCACCCGGACTGTGCATTATTTGGGtccccgtccggtaaaaaaaaaaaccagaaagtatgtccagtatttcctgtttccctcggacagaAGCCCaccggggacaattttcccctgccacatctggcgggAGCTAGGGGAGTGAGGAGTATGGTAGAGGCGAAgcaaaggggggggcaggagggcacaCTTGCCGGGCACCACACTAGGGGGGTGCAagactggggtgggagcagagcgcacGTTGCTCTGGCCCACGTTGACCCTTTGagcagagacccgggagctggccacgtgatgcctccctgTACACTCTGTGAGTGGAGACAGCCAGACCGGGCGGCAGGAGCAGCGAATTTAAAAGTATTTTCTTACCTGGCCATCCCATTcctccggtgcctggctctgcggagTGGGGGGTAGATGGGGAGGGGATTTGATTGGGGTGGGGCACTCCTGGCACTGGGGATGTCTGGCTCAGAGGgatgcactgggatgggggacgCTGTGGGGGACCTGGCTCtcaggcaggggtgagtgcattgggatgggagacactgtggggggcctggctctaggggagaggagagtgcatcgggatggggggcactggggcgcctggctttgggggagtgcactgggatggggggttttggggtgcctggctcagggggaggggtgggtgcactgggGTTTAATGTGTGGAcccaaactggagggagaggtgtaaaatgcaggacaagctctcctcctcccgccagggtcaggctcagctttttttttccctctctctctcaacaactttggtctcccctttcttttcccccctgaacagaatttttttccccgtttttttttccttgcaggtggagtgtttggtattttttatttaaccatctggcaaccctaagtgttaATCCGTGCTGCAGAGGAGGCTAGAGAAGCTTTTAAAGCAGCTGCTGGGACTCTCTGCAGTGTTTTACAGTTGCTGgatccccccaccccaagggctGGATTAAATTGTTTGGTGGGctgatgcagcccatgggctggaggttccccacacctgtgataagcttttacttatcagatagtcaactagtcacttacatccctaacactAATGATTTatgcatacaaatgggataatcatGTTCATTTAGTTATCCAGCAGTAAACTCAAGATAAAAATTTTCAGTAGGGACTAAGggtgttaagaggcaggtaactggcAATTTGTATTAACTACATGATTAGTGGATAGGGGAAAGCGCTCAGTCCAGGTTTGCACCGAGTCCAGGATCTACCCTCGCTGTGGCTTGgcaatttaaatgtaataggaactgggctgcctgcgcctactacatttaaactgcagagccacagtgggggtagctcctgtaCCCAGCACAAGCCAATTAACTAGGGAAAGGGAAAGGCAGCACTGctcctgctcttgctcccacatcccattgctgcctctgatacagagagaaTGTGAGTAATCAGGTAGttaactacttgcttacattctTAGTAGGGACACACCCTGTGAAGGCTTCCTTTAGTCCTGCCTTTTTTTTATTTGAGAGACAAGGTGAATGCGATAATATCTCGTaaattgggccaacttctgttagtaaaacagaaaagtttttaAGCCACAATTCTTTTGGCCATTTAGAGCTGCAGCTACGTTAGCTGCTACATGAAGAAATCAAGCATGCTGCCATGAACCACTGATTTGCTAACATCTCTGCTGAGTCTTCTGCCAACAAGATCAGTAATAGTTTTAGTCATATTACTACCTAATAGATACCCCTCAATTCATTTCACCCAGACAGCCATTCTCTGACTTGACAGCAAGTAGGGAAAATGGTAGAGCACAACCACATGCCCACTCCATTAAGGCAAATCACTGTGTTGACCCTCGTGCTGCAATTCCTCTCATATTATTCACCCCCAGCCACACTTACTCCCTCACAAAGGACCTGGGTTATGGTGTCCCAAAGCATTATACTTCATGGCCATAACCCTGCTCTATCACCACtacgcctcccccgcccccgacacatccccccctccctctacttctccctcccaccccacggccccaACCCCtcatctcttcctccttcccgCCCTACTCCCAActctacacccctcccccgcccgccccaacCGTTCATCcatcttccccacccaccccctctagaCCCAGCCCTCccgttccccctccctcccgctggccATCATTCCCCTTacactctcccccgccctctccacACACCCCTATTTCAGGCCGCTCCCGCGCGCCATACCTGCCCGGCTCAGCTTTCCTCGGTGCAAAGCGGCACCACTAAGGCGCGTACCTTCACTGCCGGAAGTGTCCGTCACCATCGCAGTCCCTCCTCGGCAAGGGTAGGAGCCGAGTTTCGCGGCTTCATAGACCGGAAGTGTCCCCTATCGGACCTGGATAGGAGCGGACCCGAGTCCCTCTGTCACCGCCTACGCTACTTCCGCTTGAGCGGAAGCGGGAGGCGGGTGTCATCTTCCGGTTAGATATAGGCGCCCCCTGGGCCTTCCCCTGGGCTCCGCAGGCTCGGGGCTGTGCTGAGTTAGGCCAGGCCCACCGGCTTAGCGCACAGCCCGACGAGCCCCCCAGAGTCCTCCGTACACATGCCCTTCCCCACACTACATCACCGCACCACAGCCTGCCTGGCAAGCGCCTTCGCAGGCTGGCAGGAAGGTCACAAGTGAACACGTGGCCAGAAGCCCTGCGTGTCAATATTCCAATTGTAGGTTTGCCTCAGCGGCAcaagtgaaaaaaaatgttttaaatcgaCCATGCCAAGGGCGCCAATTTAGCTGCCGGAAGTTGTTAACTTGTTAAtgattatttcctattttgtatagaTTCCAGCAGTCGATTGTGAAAAGATTTCAGCAAAACCTTCAAAAAGGAAATAGGATGATAGTATTGTCCTATTTACTTTTTGAAGGTTTCGCTGAAACCTTTTCACAGCCGACTGTTGGAAtctacaaaataggaaataaaaattaaaaagttagCAACATAACTTTTGGCAACTAAATTGGCATGGGGGAAaatgcccccaccccactggACCATGTGGTTATATAAGGCCCCCTCCTGGAATTCACTTTTCGAGGACTCAATAGGGCACCTGCCTGCAGTCACTTTCAGGGTCAGTAAAGCCCTACAAATCTGCGGGTGTTCATGGATGGAATGTGATACGAATGTTGTATCCATACAGGGCTCTAAGGATCAGGGAATCCTGTTTGTGTTATAGCATTCATTTCCACCAccaccctcctctcccctgcacaGTAGTTAATGCAGTACAGAAGTTTCAAAGACTGATTTCTGTAAAAAGCACGTGcacagttgggctgtgtctagactggcaagtttttctgcaaaatcatttgcttttgcggaaaaaattgccagctgtctacactggctgcttgaattgccacaagaacactgacttcctactgtctgaaatcagtgcttcttgaggaaatactatgctgctcctgttcgggaaaaagtcccttttgcgcaaagctgaaaatggcgatcggggcttttttgtgcaaaagcgagtctagattggcacggatgcttttccgcaaaaggtgcttttgcggaaaagcatccgtgccaatctagacgctcttttccacaaatgcttttaacggaaaacttttccgtagacatagccctgatgtATAGGCTTGAGGTGCATGATGCACATTTGCTTAAGTTGCTAAAAGCAGAATTACCCATTTGCCTATCATATCTGGTCAAAAGCACCATTTAGCTTGATTGATTATCATTAGTGACCTGATTTACAAGTAggatgttttaatttaaaaatgcagcAAACCTGGCTGGTTGACTTTTTGCTTCTCAGCTTTGTTCTGTAGATCACAGCTACTAGTGAAGGTGAACTGTACGTTTTGCTTCTCATGGTTGCTGTTGAGTTAGGTGATGCATTTCCTTCAGAAATCAAAACTCCTACTTTCAGTGAAGGTTATATAGCAATGAACTTCTAGTGGGACAAGCTTTCTTTAGGCTTAGATCCTGCAAAGACATACACAGATACTACTAAACTTTATTGCACTATGAGCATTGTAAAGCTAAGCTGTGCACAAGTCTTGGAGGCTGAGGTTTTTTGACGAATCCTttgtttgaatcacagctgaatGTGCAAAAGATTTAATGGGGCTTCAGTAACATTTGCAAAAATGATGTATTGGAAGCATTACAAAGAATCTAGAATTTTCACTCTGCTTCTCAACTAATAGTGATTAAGAAGTCTTTAAATCCATGCACTTTACAGTGTAGACAGAAATGTATATTGGTATTTAACAAGCTTTCTCAGTCCTTTTTATTGAGCAAAGTTAAAAGTGGGAACAGAAGTAAAGCAAtagtctaaatcagtgtttcccaaatggtgttccatggaaccccagggttctgtgaagtgaaaataGAGGTtcagcgagaaaattccattacagcctgaattattgtaatggaatggaattttcattcatttatgaattttattgaaaacaattttcatttgtgtttgctaCGATAAGTATCCCTGTGTAATGCAAGTTTAGCCAGGGAATGATGACAGTGTTGTCACTACTCAGTGCTGCGTGCGCAGTCAgtcaggggttccacaaaattctttcgagttcaAAAAGGTTCCGtggtcaaataaaattgggaaacactgatctaaattaTAGAACATCTATTATACAATTACAAAGTCCTTAAAATAAGGCAGCTACCACTGGAAAATACTGTAGCTAACTGTCTTCTCCACCTaatccaggcatgtccaaagtccggcccgcgggccaaatgcggcccacggtcggatttaatacggccccccgcttctcccggctccccggtgctttttttaactggcgcgctcagcgcgccacttcgggccgccgccgccgtggtcccaaaccctgcccctgcactccgctttggggctgagagtgc belongs to Pelodiscus sinensis isolate JC-2024 chromosome 22, ASM4963464v1, whole genome shotgun sequence and includes:
- the TTF1 gene encoding transcription termination factor 1 isoform X1, whose amino-acid sequence is MKKKNREHSESLETSKKKCTQSVDICPRSPLLFEDRSSQDTVVHKKKLKKKKKSKQEKKDFLLEDSCIGGTCEINNETVTVSQKDAPKKKMKKKKRKHGDTEQEQNNVLCIPVNQEDSNTLREMDVSLESVDYIYVDTSTKKKKRKKHLSKEQDEVNEQPVLYAIGNNCRSQKKKKRKHTSSCSTQETTDEAFSSSFVSSHDEDIMSGSSTEISTSVMPKKRHKTHKSGKFFKDDNADVTKISSVVNENPLKVTADISKVTSESNNGCFEEAVASVRKTGKRNQSHSEQVTSEVKRKLPGSEASENEDDQDGEFRESGNSIMFNDEEFFEASVYSTMDLETAKRELEEFIPHVHTMSEKSILKMATRDLIRFKKFKEQGMSIKFGRFSKKENSQIQKNVEDFLSLTGIENAEKLLFTYRYPEEQKAITSLKVKYIFSMKIAEGIPRPWKQVYFRARKMFDPNNYKGRYSEDEKEKLKKYYTIHGNNWKKISELMSRSTHSVAMKYSQIKSQVNSGPWSQEETRKLLQAVEETIRKRADLKDIGLLLQAENSDGTLSVEREQLYKNVPWTEIEAKVGTRYWRQCKQKWISIVTKKMSNGQKLYSGAKGLQAKINLIKRLYEMKVEDANEVNWEELCEIIGDVPEAYVQAKFYKLKATSVPSWQKKTFPEIIDYLYGETLPLLEKRLKKSKKRLQSSDTLHSSNEKKVFQLSDIFDNDEDDSESSD
- the TTF1 gene encoding transcription termination factor 1 isoform X2 produces the protein MKKKNREHSESLETSKKKCTQSVDICPRSPLLFEDRSSQDTVVHKKKLKKKKKSKQEKKDFLLEDSCIGGTCEINNETVTVSQKDAPKKKMKKKKRKHGDTEQEQNNVLCIPVNQEDSNTLREMDVSLESVDYIYVDTSTKKKKRKKHLSKEQDEVNEQPVLYAIGNNCRSQKKKKRKHTSSCSTQETTDEAFSSSFVSSHDEDIMSGSSTEISTSVMPKKRHKTHKSGKFFKDDNADVTKISSVVNENPLKVTADISKVTSESNNGCFEEAVASVRKTGKRNQSHSEQVTSEVKRKLPGSEASENEDDQDGEFRESGNSIMFNDEEFFEASVYSTMDLETAKRELEEFIPHVHTMSEKSILKMATRDLIRFKKFKEQGMSIKFGRFSKKENSQIQKNVEDFLSLTGIENAEKLLFTYRYPEEQKAITSLKVKYIFSMKIAEGIPRPWKQVYFRARKMFDPNNYKGRYSEDEKEKLKKYYTIHGNNWKKISELMSRSTHSVAMKYSQIKSQVNSGPWSQEETRKLLQAVEETIRKRADLKDIGLLLQAENSDGTLSVEREQLYKNVPWTEIEAKVGTRYWRQCKQKWISIVTKKMSNGQKLYSGAKGLQAKINLIKRDVPEAYVQAKFYKLKATSVPSWQKKTFPEIIDYLYGETLPLLEKRLKKSKKRLQSSDTLHSSNEKKVFQLSDIFDNDEDDSESSD